From the genome of Papaver somniferum cultivar HN1 chromosome 2, ASM357369v1, whole genome shotgun sequence, one region includes:
- the LOC113352844 gene encoding uncharacterized protein LOC113352844, which yields MVVLLDDGGGRYRRWFVVVVGDGGSGGAAVGWSVVVVGDGGGGATVVVDGGGDGGWWGWSMAAVAVVDGGGGSGLDTAYLLLYVDDIVLTASTDAVLCRFIDMMKREFSMTDLGPLRHFLGISATRSSSGIFLSQSLYTKDIIARASMMNCNSVSTPVDTQSKLSDASGPSVADPTLYRSLSGALQYLTFTRPDISYAVQQVCLFMHDPREPHMHALKRILRYLQGTIDHGLFLSVSNISGLTAYSDADWAGCPDSRRSTSGYCIFLGDNLVSWSSKRQATVSRSSAEAEYRGVANAVAETTWLRNLLLELQIPLRRATLVYCDNVSAIYMSGDPVQHQRTKHVEIDIHFVRERVRIGDIRVLHIPSENQYADIFTKGLPRQLFIRFRSSLSVCSSHAKTKGV from the exons ATGGTGGTCTTGCTTGACGACGGTGGTGGTCGTTATAGGCGATGGTttgtggtggtggtcggcgacgGCGGTAGTGGCGGAGCAGCGGTGGGGTGGTCTGTGGTTGTGGTCGGCGATGGCGGTGGTGGCGCGACGGTGGTGGTGGACGGCGGTGGAGACGGTGGTTGGTGGGGGTGGTCGATGGCGGCGGTGGCAGTGGTCGATGGCGGCGGCGGT TCAGGATTGGACACCGCGTACTTACTGTTATACGTTGATGATATTGTCCTCACTGCTTCCACTGATGCTGTTCTGTGCCGTTTTATTGACATGATGAAACGAGAATTTTCTATGACTGATCTTGGTCCGTTACGTCATTTTCTGGGTATCTCTGCTACTCGCTCATCCTCAGGAATATTTTTATCTCAGTCATTATATACGAAGGACATCATTGCTCGTGCATCCATGATGAATTGCAATTCGGTATCTACTCCGGTCGACACTCAATCCAAGCTCAGTGATGCATCTGGTCCTTCAGTTGCGGATCCTACGTTATACAGAAGCTTATCCGGGGCATTACAATATCTCACTTTCACTCGACCAGATATATCTTATGCAGTTCAGCAGGTTTGTCTATTCATGCACGATCCTAGAGAGCCTCACATGCACGCTCTTAAGCGCATACTTCGTTATCTTCAGGGTACTATTGATCACGGTTTGTTTCTCTCCGTTTCCAATATTTCCGGCTTAActgcatactctgatgctgattgggcgggctGTCCAGATTCACGTCGGTCTACCTCTGGTTATTGTATCTTTCTTGGAGACAACCTAGTCTCTTGGTCCTCCAAGCGTCAGGCAACAGTTTCCCGCTctagtgctgaagcagaatatcgaggggttgccaatgctgttgctgaaacAACCTGGCTTCGGAATCTTCTTCTTGAGTTACAAATACCACTACGGCGTGCCACCTTGGTTTATTGTGACAATGTGAGTGCTATATACATGTCTGGTGATCCGGTTCAGCATCAACGTACTAAACATGTGGAAATTGACATACATTTTGTTCGTGAGCGCGTTCGTATTGGTGATATTCGTGTCTTGCACATTCCCTCTGAGAATCAATATGCCGATATCTTCACCAAGGGTCTCCCTAGACAACTCTTTATTCGCTTTCGTTCTAGTCTAAGCGTTTGCTCCTCTCACGctaagactaagggggtgtaa